The DNA segment ATAACTATCTGATTTCCGAGATATCAAAAGAGGACGAAGAGATCAAGATTTCTGAAAATAACTACGGCACGAAAGAGGTTGAAATTTTAGAAATTTCGATGCAAAAGGATAGCGTGCAAACCGCGACCGTAAGCTGCGGCGACGAGGTAAAATTTAGCGTCAAGCTTCTGTCTGATTTAGATAGCGATAACGCATCGATCGGGATTTTGATAAAAGATAAATTCGGACAGGACGTCTACGGCACGAATACTGGTTTGCTAGGCGCGAAATACGCGTTTAAAAAGGGCGAAATTTACAATGTCGATTTTAAAGTGCGTCTAAATATCGGCGTGGGATTATACACCTTGACCGTCGCCGTTCATCCTGACGAAACGCACATAAACGAGTGCTATCACTGGATAGATAACGCTTTAAATTTCGAGGTTATAAGCGGGGAGAAAAAGGAATTTGTCGGGCTTTGCAGGCTTGAACCGATAGTGGAGATAAAAAATGAACGATGATTTTTACGTGGCGTTTGAGGAAAAATTTAGAGGTAGCGAAGAGCTCATAAAAGAGAGGCAGAAAAAATATCTAAAATTTATTAATCCTCTAAAAATTTTAAAAGACGAAGTAAAAGCCCTGGATATCGGCTGCGGACGCGGCGAATGGATAAGCTTGCTAAACGAAAACGGCTTTAACGCTCGCGGCATCGACGTAAACGAAAGTATGGTCAGGTTAGCCTCGCAAAAGGGGCTAAACGCAGCGGTAAACGACGCTTTGGGCGAACTAAGAAGCTTAGACGAAAACAGCATTGATATCATAACCGCTTTTCAAGTCGTGGAGCATATCAAATTTGACGACGTGCTAGAGCTCATCAAGGAAGCCAAAAGGGTTTTGGCTCCATGCGGTATCTTGATCCTCGAGACGCCAAATCCAGAAAATATAATGGTCGGCACGCAGTGGTTTTATCTCGACGCTACGCATAAAAATCCTATCCCTTGCGAACTTTTGTCGTTTGCTACGCATTATTACGGGCTGGAGCGAAATTTTATCTTTAAAACCAACGAAAAATCGCCGTCCGAATACGAGCGCGATATGGGGCTCTTTGACGTATTTGAGGGGGTGAGCCCCGACTACTCCGTAATAGCGCAAAAAAATGGGGATCAAAGCGAGCTGTTTGACGAGGCTTTTGCGGTGATGCCGGGAGTAAATTTGGCTCAAATTTCGGCAAGTTACAATAATAAATTTGATAAATTAAAACAGCAAATAGACGGCGTCTTAAATGCCTATATAAAGCGCTATGAGGCGGCTCAAAACGAGCTAAACGATATGCTAAACAGTAAATCGTGGCGCATAACAAAGCCGCTTCGAGTTTCTATGAAAATAGCTAAAAAAATAGTCGGCAGGCTAAAAAGATACGCCCGCAAATCAAAAATTTTAATGAGTAAAGAGATGATAATAAACGAACAAGCAAAGACGCTCACGAAAAAAGAGCTGCAAATTTATAATCTTTTAAAAAAGGACTGAGATGGGTTGCGTTTTAGTCGATTTGGGCTTTTTGAGCGACATAGATACTG comes from the Campylobacter rectus genome and includes:
- a CDS encoding class I SAM-dependent methyltransferase translates to MNDDFYVAFEEKFRGSEELIKERQKKYLKFINPLKILKDEVKALDIGCGRGEWISLLNENGFNARGIDVNESMVRLASQKGLNAAVNDALGELRSLDENSIDIITAFQVVEHIKFDDVLELIKEAKRVLAPCGILILETPNPENIMVGTQWFYLDATHKNPIPCELLSFATHYYGLERNFIFKTNEKSPSEYERDMGLFDVFEGVSPDYSVIAQKNGDQSELFDEAFAVMPGVNLAQISASYNNKFDKLKQQIDGVLNAYIKRYEAAQNELNDMLNSKSWRITKPLRVSMKIAKKIVGRLKRYARKSKILMSKEMIINEQAKTLTKKELQIYNLLKKD